The Periophthalmus magnuspinnatus isolate fPerMag1 chromosome 15, fPerMag1.2.pri, whole genome shotgun sequence genomic sequence ACTCATTTGTGCTTCTCTCCTCAGAACATGCTGTGTCTAAGGGTCTAAAATTTTGGGACCTCTCGTCTGTCTCTGAGTCGGACCTGGCGtccgtgtttgtgtctgctgttTCTgagcctctcctctgtctgattACAGCCCATGGACTTCTTCTCTATGAAGCTCCATCACGACTATGAGGTGGAGTCTGCTCTCCAacataaaggtaaaatgagaCATTTCAGCTTCAGTCTGAACATACAGCACCACTCAAACATTTGGACACTGCTTCTcattgatatatatatttttctatatgcttactactttctatattgtaaaactgaagacatcaaatatataaagcatGCTGTATGGAATTAAGCAGcaaagaaattttttttttaataaatctaaacatgttttatattttagatacagattcctcacgatagccaccctttgctttgttgacagcgctgCAACCCTTCTGTCACTGAGTCTGAAATGGTTTGCGGtctaaaacatgtttgagttCACAAACTTAGTTTACTACAttcatgtgtcattcatagttatGATTCCTTCAGTGAGAATGCACAATGTGAATAGTCACATGTAAAAGTGTGTCTAAACATGTGACTGgtgtttaaagataaaatgaatGAGCTGTTTCAGCTGCAGTCTGAAAGGTCAAAAATTAAATGCTTTTCAAAAAGCCTGTTCTTTTTTACTCCATGGAGCTGAGCCACTGTTGTGACCACCATCAGGTCCTGGGGAACCTGCTCACAGGTACAAACCCAAGTCCTGCTTtaatcgtggtttagtcctggtttaatcctggttcagtcctggttctgtcctgttaacgtcctggttcagtcccgttaAAGTCCTGTTAAAGCCTTGGTTTTGCCTcagatcatttatttatttatttaacagggacaattaataaacatttctgtaaaCCTATTTTTCATCTGCTGTTTGTCAGTGGGCAGATGTTAAAAAGTGACCCTAAGAACCAAAGTCAATAGTagaatatatagatatatacagatgtacaaaaaaacaaacaaaaaaacattttcaaaaagacATGAGTGTCTTGAattctagttttgttttggttagtcctgctttagttctggctcagtcttctttagtcctggactggtttagttctaatttaatcctgcttttgtaCTGGTTGTGTTTCTGATCTCTTAACATGAGGATaaatttagcatttagcatcttGCATAGCATCTTGAATTCAAAACctatgctcattttcaagcacagttttctgtattttagctaaacaaatgataaTATGTTCCCCTGTTTAATGTTGGTGGGGATCAAATTGGCCAAAATTTTGGATAAATCttcagggacagaggacacagactaTTCTGGGTCAATAGGGATATCTGGTCACCCTAATCTCtacattttcatttgatttaacATGGAGCTAAACTCTGATGTCAGAGTGACGCTCAGATCCTCCAGGGAGAGTCCTGCTCAGACTGGATCAAGTCCAGCTCGGACTGAACTGGACTGTGAACACAGagaaacaggattaaaccaggactaatccaggactaaaccaggattcaacaaggactaaattctgactaaaccaggactataccaggaatgaaacaagactgaaccagaactgaaccaggactaaagcaagattgcaccaggtctaaaccaggtctaaaccaggatcccAGCTAAACTTTGAGCCTGGTTTATTATCATAAATATGTAATGCTGTTGTATTCACGTGAATCGAACATATCTGTTATAAACAGACTGTAAATATTTCGGATGCTTGTGAAAGTTAACCTTAAAACTGAttttataatactgaaaaactATGACTCGGGTTATCTCAAGTTTAGTAGATCAGAAAGAGAcaatacacaatatacacaacTGGGACTAAAGAAGTCcagggtctaaagcaggactaaaccagaactaaaccagaactaaaccaatccaggactaaagcaggactaaatgagTTCATGTAAATCGAATATCTGTCATAAACAGACACTCATAAAAGTTCAACTTCAATGTGATCTTACAATTCTGAAACTATGACTTGGGTTATCTCAggtttaaccctctgatgcatgaattatgaaagccttggtcaagttttttttttttttcttaagtgtttttcttcttctcaggacatgaaacaacattgtgaactgcctgtaaatatgaattaacttgtgttctattgtacatatacaaacacatctttctttttatgctttgaaaaacatttcaacattttttggggaatttCAGCAGCTGTTTAGATGCaacgtttaggcctgaataagaaaaccagaggaaatgtacttgcagttacaacgactgaccactgaattgatctCAAtagagtgtggcagcagagagcacttcacataaaccaatgcattaaagtgaaagatgttttagtagctgtccactgcagtgaccgctgtgcaccagagggttaaatcAATGGAGATGCAAGATGCTAAATTCTAAACTTAGCCTAGAGTATTCAGACTATAGTGATTTTAGACAGCACTAACCCTGCAGTGTCTTTCATTTGACTTTTTGACATAGTTTTTActgatgtgtctctgtggacGTTTGGGATGTGACTATCAAGATGTGTTTCTGTCAGAGCAGGTCCCAGGATGACAGCGCCACTTGGTGGAGCACACCCTTGCCTGCAGGCTGCCAATGGGCTGTCTCCAGTGCTGTGTTTAAAGGGCAGGAGAGcaggtggagggtttgccacttCCTTGCATCCATTGAATACCTATGATGTCCATTGTATCACccagcttgcatttattcatgtgttttatagttaaacagaaaacatgcattataattattagcatgtttgtttttccacaaaTCTGATCAGTTATTTGGCCTTGCCTCTTCATAGATATGGCtaagtttaatactatactgtgaaacataccTGGCAAAGCATCTCCATGCAAACAAGCAGGCAGCGGATCCTCCTCCAGAGAAgtaacataatgcacctttaaagctagTTCTAGTCAATAAAGGTACATAGAGGACTGCAGACTGAAGGAGGCTGCTGTATTATGGGCACTCAAACCACAGTGCAGTCCAGCAGCTGACCATAGGAAGCACCTGTGTGAGTCGGGTTCAAGTTTTAGGCCAGAGGTGTTAAGTGCACATAAAAGATAAATCTACGAGTGACCACAGGCAAACGTGAGCGAGCTCACCTCACAGCTGGTGACCCTTGTGCACTTTAAACCTTTCTATCCACATCACAGGACCTCTTGGCCATTGAAAACATATCAACTTCAGGTTTGCCTTTCTCCCTAAAGCTTTGAATGTACAAGTATAAACACGGCAAAAGCTTATACAACTATTTGACAAGACCCGAAGAGCTGAGTTAATTCAATGTGCCATTTACCTGACAGCCAACAAAGTCTTGATTTTCATTAATAACAATCTTCTGCATTCTTCACATCTGTGGTTAGAGGCCATATTGCTTGAACTGCCCTTGCAAAACAGATGTtggtacaaaatgtaaaatgacaaaataaacaagaacaTACATTCTTTCTATTTATTGTAGCACATGAAGAAGCATTACAcatgaattaattaaaacaagTGTCCAAGTCACTTAAGACATAATATGCAGGATTTTCATGACagtgaataaaaaaatgaaataaagcaaGTTCAGGCCTTTATagatttactgtatttttgttgGCCATAGCACTAGAGAACAAACTGGAAACTCTAAATAGAATGGGATGATTATCATTatcataattattgtgattACCTATGTTATAAAGACATttacaatgttattttttaGCATGTTTTACCGAGTGTAAGACTGCGCTAATTTTCTGTAATTGTCCTGCATAGTATATCCATCACGGAAAAGAAACCAGGCCACAAAATCAGCAACTTTCAAGTCAAAGTATGCCTACAAACTAAGTGCAAATGTAAAACGTTCTCATCAGAGCTCACCATTTGCAAAATGCAAATACACATCAAGCAACTCTTCTACTGGGAGCACTTAACGGTCTGCACCATCAGTTTTAATACATCAGACAAGCAATCAGTGTACagtgtatgtgtaatgtatgTTTAAACTATGATCAAGCCAGTATTCACAGAGAAACACTGCCCTCTTGAGGCAGTTAGAAAAAATCTAAACATGTCTGTCTTCAGACAACCTTGAAAACAATACATATTTGTTAGTTTTATTACAGTCAAGAAACTCATAAAATGCAGTAAGTAAAGTCTTCCCATAAAACAGGAAGTAACTGCAAGGAATTAATCTATTTTTGAAGTGCAAAAGAGGCTTATCCTCCCTTATATTATAtgtacagttttacagtttgcACCAGTGTGGAGGGAGAAGAAAATTTAGTCTCTCTTTTGAAATGAAACATGTCTTAGATCAAAAGGCTGTTGTGTCACCATAATCCTGGTTCCATTTGGAGTACAGGTTGAGGGTCGAGGGACTAACACTGGGTTTTATGCGCTTCAGCGAATCATCAAAGTCTTTCATCTTAATGTTACGCATCTGTAAGCAAAGACAATGACAATGACAGtccagaaaaaatacataaataggcCAGAATAAAATTAGCAGTGGTATTTTTGGTACTTACCTCACTCGCAGCCATATTTCTGACTTGCTGTGGCCCCAACTCTGCAGAAGAATAAGTATgagaaagttaaataaatacctAATATAATGGGCAGGGTTTTCATATCAAAAGTAGTATTTATACCCCTAATTGGTCCGAGTGCAGCATCTTTGGCTAATGACGTCAAATCACTCCCTGAATACCCTTGGGTCTTCCTGTGAATGTCAAAACTCAATGACTACTTCACAATATGGAAATAATCCCAACCAAAGTATGGTAATTAAGGGAAAAACCTACTTGGCTAAATAGGAAAGCTCACTCTTAGTCAAAGGGTTCCCATGCTTAGACAACAGATTTTGAAGCAACAGGGCCcgtgtctgaaaaaaaaaggtaGTAAATGTAAAACTCATCAATAGGTATATAGGAATTGTTCCattggtttattttgttaattcacCTCTTCATCTGGCAAAGTCACGTATACTCTTTTTGCAAAACGCCTGCAGAGAGACATGGTTAAATGGTGAGCAATcctcccagatggggggcaagagccagttttccgtGTTGATTCAATTATATTCTCATAAGAAATATAGTAAATCCAATAATTCaataatcaaaatgaaaagTTACGGATGCTGAACCTGATAATTACTATTTAACAATAATTATGAAAGGGGTccaatgcaacttttctggtgcttaGTGAGACCTCCACAACAAGTCAGTCAGTGGCTGGTGGCGGTATCTACACATCTCCATAAACAAAGATTACGtttactgccatactgtggaacatcccaagcAAAGCAATGCAATCTCCATAATGACAGGGTAGTGgcaacccttcaccagaaagttacataatgcacctttaaacatgattaggttttagaatgttgtgatgtcatcttaaaCACagcaatgataaaaaaaaaattggttgaAGAGTTACTGTTTCTACCTCAGCACAGCTTCATCGAGCTCCTGGGGCCTGTTAGTCGCTCCCATAACAAGCACTCGGTCGTCTCCTCCTGACTGCACCTAAAACACAAGTTGAAAAATGGCTcaataaaatgtactacaaTCAAACTTCAGCAGATTTTAAATACCTCTTACCCCGTCAAACTCAACAAGGAACTCTGTTTTCAGTCGACGCATGGCATCGTgttccccctctttcctctgaCACAGCAAACTGTCAACTTCATCTGATGGGAGAAGATTCACAGCTGATTAAAAGTACAGTGAACATTGGTTGTGTCGTAAAGTAAAGAAATACTGACCTATAAAGATGACTGAGGGTTGTAACTCCCTGGCGACAGCAAACAAGGCTCGAACTAACTTCTCCCCCTCACCAACCTTCAATTTAAGCAGAGGGCATTAGCAAAGTTAGACTGGTTCAAGTAAAGATAGTATGCTAGCAAAAAAGGTTTAAAGTCTTCTTACATATTTAGAGGTCAAACTAGCAGCACTGATGTTGAAGAAAGTTGCATTTGACTCAGCAGCAACAGCTTTggcctgaaagaaaaaaaaaaaaagtgattgacGATAGCAGTGATAtgatgtcaaaacaaaacaatttactTACCAACATAGTTTTGCCATTTCCAGGTGGCCCAAATAAAAGCAATCCCCGTGCTGGTGCTCTCAGCCCAGTAAAGAGCTACAAAGCCAAAATTCTTAGTTAATAATTTATAATACACCAATATATaatcaaagtatttatttaaacctCTGGTCTTAAGGCAGGAAGAATAACAATCTCTTGGAGTGCTTGTTTTGCCAGCTCTTGTCCTGCAATGTCTTCAAATGATACAGCAGCACCACTGGATGGAAGTCAAATAATCAATTACatctaaaataataatcatataaGCTTGGCACTCATGTGTACTGAGCTGTACCTGTCAATGATTTCATTAAGGATCAGATTTGCGAGTTTGCTGTCGACATTCTTGAAGATTTTCATATCCCTCTTTACTGGTGGCTTCATTGCTGCTGTTCTTCCATTTGATTTTGCAGTGGTGGGGGTTACCTTTAAAAATCAAGAAAAGGacatttgaaaaatacattaatgCTAGATGTTACCATTAATGTATTATGCTTTTGGGGCATCTGTTATGaaactataacatacatagatcatcatctttcattttcttcattataaacTCTAAAATGGTTTGATAGTAGAAATGGGTCCATTGACTTTCTGTTAAAACCTCTTTGTAGTAACATTTCATGAAAGCAAGCACATTTTCATgtgcttgtttttattgttgaaaaatggctatgtGACGTGCAAACTATACAGTATGCACCACAGTttaaatttttaaataattacaaGTAAGTACAAAGAAGTGGGCAGGGATAGGGGTAAGTGAAATACTAATACATAATATGTACTCTTTAATAGTCAAATAATGATTTATAGATGGACTGAAATTTACCTTGAAATCATTGGTTCTGGATGTGGGTCGCACGGTAGTTGAGGGTCTGATATTAGATAGTGTTGAGCGGGGAGCAGGCTGACTCTTGGGAGCAGGTTTTGGTTGAGTTGAAAAGAAAGAAGCTGAAGTCCTTTGAGAATCACTCCTCTGTTTGGAAGCCAATGTTGTCTCTATGAAAGACAGAACAAGAATTTAGGGTTATCCGGTGCAATATATGTGATAAACAATAAACCAAATTGGTCAAAGGGTCTATAAATGAAGCTCAAATTAgtatcacaatactaaaatttcaaactcaatttcgatactaacaAATAGACATGATACTCAAAAAACCCAttacaatagaatgtcattttcaatattaaataatgctacgttcttttatattaccatgtggtttgTATCGGTGTAATCacacagtcgtccaggtatatATGGTCTTAAACACTAGTTCTGACACAACTCAAGATCAATCTAAagctatttaggaaaggttcatttctgatctgtgaatgtgactgttttagtattgatacttgatcAAAGGAGTAGTTTCGATtattatcaattagtatctcaTTTTCAATACTCTTGACGACCCTAGTTCAAATGACCTGCTTTACATAACCCTTACGTTAAATTAACAAACAGGAAATGCCCTCAAGGGTACCAATTAATGTTACATACAAAACAATGGTACCGGTACTTGTTCATAATAAGGTGTAATCTTTGTCATACATAAgcgttttatgtttttgctatttattttatgtaattgaATATAACTCAATGCTTTAAATTCTCAACtgatacttaaataaataaagatgaataagAAAAATGGACCTGCGGACATAGGGCCTAACTTGTTACACCCACTACTGTCTTTCAAAATGTTATCTTCAACTATATCTATTCTGGGTCTTTCCAGCAACCTAGTTCACAGTCCCTAGTCCAGCTcctcctaaaaaaaaaatatgttatagTAATTCATTTTCACATACCTAATAGGACCAGTCTTTCTTTTGCCATAGTGAGATTATTGATCATTTTATCTTGTAGTCTTTTGGCTCTCTCATATTGTTCCcctgtaaaaacacaaatatgtctTTATCTAAACAGTAAGCCTATATTTGCGCTTTTGATTGCATTTTTTCTTACCTTGTGCATTGATTTCCACTGCAATGCCCCTTTCAAGCTCAGAAATCCCTCTTTTGTACCACTGGActgcctcctctttctcccctgttATAAACACATCCATGGTTATAACATAGAGGGTAGAGCTATTTCACGCATCCCAACAACGCCCAGCTCAAATATAAGCACAAAATACCAACCAGTGTCCTCTTCGTCGATCCTTAAGGCCTTGGAGATGTACTCAAACGCTTGCTTGTGGTAGTTTTTGATCACTTCTGCGTTAtctttgcttttacttgagttaatTTTAGTCGACATTACTACAACTGTCGCCTCGCTTCACCTAACCGTTGAAAAGCTTACGAACTCAACTAAAACGCTGGATTTTAATGTTCATAGATAACTGGGATTAATAGAAGTAGGCATATATAAATAACAATCAGGCTACATATGTACAGAAATGATAATCCCTTCgctacaaaaacatttttcGCTGCTTCCGCTTCTCCACTGACTGACAGCACATATGCCCGCCCCTTTCTTCTTCATCTTGGATGAGAATGTTTTCATGTCGCCATCTGCTGGTATAAAAGCGCAATGACTGTggtaaatacatgaaaaattaACTGAAACGGTAATGCAAGAAATTGTGCAGTCGTCTTATATAAAattaacagcaaaaaaaaaattaaaaaaataaatgtaaaaaaatgtagaaTGGCCAAACTATATGGATTCAATCTAAAACAAAGGCATATGAAACAATTAATAAGAACATTGTAAAGTTGTGCTACTCGTGTGGACAATTGGATGCATGCTGAGCAAGCTATTCAGTTCATTAATATCAAGTGAAGGACCAGATATGCTActtttaaaggcacagtatgtaactttctggaggtgaaaaaatcatactttggaacatttttctatggagatagattttTGCTATATTGTGTTATGAAATTATAGCTaaatgaacaacatttctatagaAACAAGCGTCTCCAGGCCAGATATAAATCCGGTCAGAATAAGaacgtatgtttttttttttttctgtttttcagtgatacaaaaacaattaaaatgaaaagatatgtttttatttgtatttatttttttgttaaaaagttacatactatagcTTTAAAACATCTGGAAAAAAGTGAGCTACGTAAAATATTATTTTGCTACAACACAGTCAGTGAATGTTATAGCTCAGTGAAGCCTCCTTATGCTGGATTAAAATTAATCTTTTGGTTTATAAAATACAATTGCTTTCTAAAATCCTTTGGAGGCAAATGATACCATCATCTTCGCAACAGCCAAACCCAGATTCATACTCCACCAATCAAATTATTTAGGTTATTCAGGcagccaatgggagctgatTTGCCGCTCATGGAAAGGCTTAAGCCCCGCCCACTACCTGCTCCTCAGTTAAAGCTCTGATCGTCGAGCTCTGCTTCTGACAGCTAACATTGGCATTTCGGTCTCGCTTCTTTTGCATTGGCACTTAAAACACGTTCGTATTTTTGTGCCTTTCAACATTTTGCGATTACCGTATCTAGAAACGCTTCAGTCGCTGGCGTTTTATAAGTTTTCTCCGGCTAAATACATGCT encodes the following:
- the spast gene encoding spastin; protein product: MSTKINSSKSKDNAEVIKNYHKQAFEYISKALRIDEEDTGEKEEAVQWYKRGISELERGIAVEINAQGEQYERAKRLQDKMINNLTMAKERLVLLETTLASKQRSDSQRTSASFFSTQPKPAPKSQPAPRSTLSNIRPSTTVRPTSRTNDFKVTPTTAKSNGRTAAMKPPVKRDMKIFKNVDSKLANLILNEIIDSGAAVSFEDIAGQELAKQALQEIVILPALRPELFTGLRAPARGLLLFGPPGNGKTMLAKAVAAESNATFFNISAASLTSKYVGEGEKLVRALFAVARELQPSVIFIDEVDSLLCQRKEGEHDAMRRLKTEFLVEFDGVQSGGDDRVLVMGATNRPQELDEAVLRRFAKRVYVTLPDEETRALLLQNLLSKHGNPLTKSELSYLAKKTQGYSGSDLTSLAKDAALGPIRELGPQQVRNMAASEMRNIKMKDFDDSLKRIKPSVSPSTLNLYSKWNQDYGDTTAF